A single genomic interval of Musa acuminata AAA Group cultivar baxijiao chromosome BXJ3-4, Cavendish_Baxijiao_AAA, whole genome shotgun sequence harbors:
- the LOC135635086 gene encoding MDIS1-interacting receptor like kinase 2-like — MASQLHNWRLLSTTLLLLLLSLHLVSVTASLGSQARTLLHWKSTLQGQQFLESWNLSSNPCNWTGVTCNLTHRGRPVITDISLQSMSLQGTLDALNFSTLRSLVSLDLPYNQLDGIIPPTISVLSNLVYLDLIGNRFTGKLPVEIGSMKALQFLYLNKNQLSGSVPPSLSNLTGLLHLHLRDNKFTGFIPEELGRLQKLEYLTLGKNQLSGFIPPSFGNLTNLYHLSLYINRLSGRLPPELSNITGLTALLMSDNFFSGDLLPNICRGGILQYLALRNNRLRGQLPETLKNCTGLLRVRLEQNQLTGDVSQHLGVYPHLSYMDLSFNRLSGALSPDWGRWDNLTFLAISNNNITGAIPPEFGKLKGLRELDLSSNYIQGEIPKSLGRLPHLYKLNLSCNRLGGEVRIEFGRMPDLEILDLSVNSLTGRIPSQIGNCLKLRSLKLNGNKFGGGIPAEISSLEYLQDALDISHNSLTGEIPSQFSKFTMLQILNLSHNNLSGGLPSSLSALISLLIIDVSYNELEGAVPESPVFRKAPAKWFVHNKGLCGIVKGLPPCVSYTARKDDGSKHHRAIISAIIASVVVLFILLVFLGAFLLFQKTKKHSIPYEENGNKEGIAFCVFNFDGRYAYKDIVAATEDFNEKYCIGSGAYGSVYRAELASGQMLAVKKIHLQEDETTSNEQSFQNEIHTLSQIRHRNIVKLYGFCSSARHKFLVYEYMERGSLGSLLRSEAAAAELDWVKRVNIVKDVARALSYMHHDCDQPIVHRDITTNNILLDSELKACVSDFGIARLLKPDSSNWSMLAGTYGYLAPELAYAMRVTTKCDVYSFGVVTLELLIGGHGEELVSVLSLPSSPKNTLVKYVLDQRPSLPTTEVADEVAAVFMLALCCVEHDPESRPTMKQVFGTLSTLNTPPSLPSLDVLKLSDLMNAKI; from the exons ATGGCATCCCAGCTGCACAACTGGCGGCTCCTCTCCACCACTCTCCTCCTACTGCTACTCTCTCTTCATCTTGTCTCGGTGACAGCTTCACTCGGGTCACAAGCGAGAACCCTACTCCACTGGAAGTCCACCCTTCAAGGCCAGCAATTCCTTGAATCCTGGAATCTCAGCTCTAATCCGTGCAATTGGACTGGAGTTACGTGCAACCTTACGCACAGAGGCCGCCCCGTCATCACCGACATATCCCTGCAGAGTATGAGCTTGCAAGGGACACTCGATGCTCTCAACTTCTCAACGCTGAGATCACTCGTCAGTCTCGACCTCCCTTACAATCAGCTCGATGGCATCATTCCTCCAACCATCTCGGTTCTCTCCAACCTTGTATATCTTGATCTCATAGGCAACCGCTTCACGGGCAAACTCCCGGTCGAGATCGGATCTATGAAGGCGCTCCAGTTCCTATATCTCAATAAGAATCAGTTAAGTGGTTCTGTCCCTCCATCCTTGAGCAATCTTACCGGGCTTCTGCACTTGCACCTACGAGATAATAAGTTTACAGGTTTCATACCTGAGGAGCTTGGAAGACTTCAGAAGTTGGAGTATCTCACACTTGGGAAGAACCAACTCTCTGGCTTCATCCCTCCCAGTTTTGGGAACTTAACGAATCTATACCACTTGTCTCTCTATATAAATCGGTTGTCTGGTCGATTGCCTCCCGAGTTGAGCAACATCACAGGTTTGACAGCGCTTCTTATGTCAGACAACTTCTTCTCCGGTGACTTGCTTCCAAACATATGCAGAGGAGGAATCCTACAGTATCTCGCACTGAGAAACAACAGATTAAGAGGTCAACTTCCCGAGACCTTAAAGAACTGTACGGGATTGCTCAGAGTCCGTCTGGAGCAAAACCAACTCACGGGGGATGTATCACAACATCTTGGAGTGTAtccacatctttcttatatggaTTTAAGCTTCAATCGGCTGTCAGGTGCACTCTCACCGGACTGGGGAAGATGGGACAATCTCACCTTCCTGGCAATCTCAAATAACAACATCACCGGAGCCATTCCACCAGAATTCGGCAAGCTAAAAGGACTACGAGAACTGGACCTTTCTTCCAATTACATACAGGGGGAGATTCCAAAGAGCTTGGGCAGGTTACCTCATCTCTACAAGCTGAACCTGAGCTGCAATCGACTCGGCGGAGAGGTACGAATAGAGTTTGGAAGGATGCCCGACCTTGAAATCCTTGATCTATCAGTTAACAGCTTGACAGGAAGAATACCGTCTCAAATAGGCAATTGTCTCAAGCTCCGCTCCCTGAAGCTTAATGGCAACAAGTTCGGCGGAGGAATTCCTGCAGAGATCAGCAGCCTGGAGTACCTTCAAGACGCATTGGACATCAGCCACAACTCACTAACGGGTGAGATACCCTCACAGTTCAGCAAATTTACGATGCTGCAAATTCTGAATCTTTCACATAATAATTTGTCCGGTGGTCTTCCATCTTCCTTAAGTGCTTTGATCAGCTTATTAATCATTGATGTATCATATAATGAATTGGAGGGGGCTGTGCCTGAGAGCCCAGTCTTCCGTAAAGCTCCAGCGAAGTGGTTTGTCCACAACAAAGGTTTGTGTGGGATCGTCAAAGGCCTGCCTCCATGTGTTTCTTATACTGCAAGGAAAGATGATGGAAGCAAGCACCACAGAGCAATTATCTCAGCTATCATTGCTTCCGTGGTCGTCTTATTCATCCTACTCGTTTTTCTTGGAGCGTTTTTACTGTTccagaagaccaagaaacattcCATACCTTACGAAGAAAATGGCAACAAAGAAGGCATTGCATTCTGTGTATTTAACTTTGATGGAAGATATGCATACAAGGATATCGTTGCAGCCACAGAGGATTTCAATGAAAAATACTGTATCGGAAGTGGTGCATATGGCAGCGTTTACAGAGCAGAATTAGCAAGCGGGCAGATGCTAGCAGTGAAGAAAATTCACCTGCAGGAAGACGAAACTACATCGAATGAGCAATCCTTTCAAAACGAGATACATACTCTTTCTCAAATTCGACATCGAAATATCGTCAAGCTCTACGGATTCTGCTCCTCTGCTCGACACAAGtttctggtgtacgagtacatggagaGAGGAAGTTTGGGATCCCTCCTCAGAAGCGAAGCAGCAGCTGCCGAACTGGACTGGGTGAAGAGGGTGAACATCGTCAAAGATGTGGCTCGTGCTCTGTCCTACATGCATCATGACTGCGATCAGCCCATTGTTCATCGAGATATAACCACCAACAATATTCTGCTCGATTCAGAACTCAAGGCTTGTGTTTCTGACTTCGGTATTGCTCGACTCCTGAAACCAGATTCATCAAATTGGAGCATGCTTGCCGGCACATATGGTTACTTGGCACCGG AACTTGCTTATGCGATGAGAGTGACCACCAAATGCGATGTGTACAGTTTCGGAGTGGTCACGCTTGAGTTGCTAATAGGAGGACATGGGGAAGAACTCGTTTCCGTTCTGTCACTGCCTTCGTCGCCGAAAAACACGCTTGTGAAATATGTATTAGACCAGCGTCCATCACTTCCTACGACGGAGGTTGCAGACGAGGTAGCTGCAGTCTTCATGTTGGCACTTTGCTGCGTGGAACACGACCCAGAGTCACGCCCAACAATGAAGCAGGTCTTTGGAACCCTATCGACTCTCAACACACCACCAAGTCTCCCTTCTCTCGATGTGCTCAAGCTTTCTGACTTGATGAATGCTAAAATATGA
- the LOC135635245 gene encoding MDIS1-interacting receptor like kinase 2-like — protein sequence MACKLRRSSLSTTLLLLVFLSPFVVLVRAASVLGSQGRALLHWKSTLRSPQLLASWNVDSSPCNWTGVSCNIARNERLVISEIQLPNMSLAGPLDALNFSAFRSLANLNLSYNQLNGNIPPTISALSNLVSLDLTANRFTGRIPVEIGSMKALQFLNISENQISGPIPPSLSNLSRLTEMQLEINNMSGVIPEELGRLRKLTYLDLWANQLSGSIPPSLGNLTNLITLELSQNQLTGFIPRELGNLINLAHLSLSNNSLTGPIPSSVGNQSKLEILYLWMNELSGSMPPEIGKLHQLTDLALQINHLSGQIPPSLGILRNLFDLRLYDNQLSGPLPPEMNNITGLATFQLRNNNFSGYLPPAICKGGALWFLSLGNNSFQGPIPATLKNCTSLKNVRLHHNQLTGDVSEHLGVYPNLWYLDLSFNRLSGAISSDWGRWHNLESLRISNNNITGVVPSELGQLSKLEVLDLSSNYFQREIPRSLGNLARLYNFNLSNNQLIGEIPAELGRMSNLELLDLSRNGLIGRIPYQIGNCMKLHSLKLNNNNLSGSIPFEIGNLVYLQDALDISHNSLTGEIPTQFGKLLMLQNLNLSHNGLTGNLPSTFRDMRSMFIIDVSYNELEGPVPDNKHFQEAPVEWFVHNKGLCGVVKGLPPCASSTANEHHGSKHHTVIILSIVASMVVLLLLLVLVGIALRFQKRKKHTVQAVNNPIKQGTFSVLNFDGKVAYKDIIEATEDFDEKYLIGTGAYGSVYRAELSSGEVLAVKKIHLSEHENTVDEQPFQNEIETLTRIRHRNIVKLYGFCSSPHYKFLVYEFVERGSLGSVLRIEAAAAELDWVKRVNIVKDVARALSYMHHDCVPPIVHRDVTSNNILLDSEFKACVSDFGIARLLNPDTSNWSMLAGTHGYLAPELAYTMRLTTKCDVYSFGVITLELLVGTYPGDIISTLSSSSGQSLFVKDILDQRVSLPVDQVADEVAAALTLAIHCVDINPETRPTMKQIFEKSSAQPSPASLLALKFSDLMTREI from the exons ATGGCATGTAAACTACGCAGAAGTTCTCTCTCCACCACACTACTCCTACTAGtatttctctctccttttgtTGTTCTTGTAAGAGCAGCTTCCGTGCTGGGGTCCCAAGGGAGAGCTCTACTCCATTGGAAGTCCACACTCCGAAGTCCGCAGTTGCTCGCGTCCTGGAACGTCGACTCCAGTCCATGCAATTGGACTGGGGTTTCATGCAACATCGCACGCAATGAGCGCTTGGTCATCTCCGAGATACAGCTGCCAAATATGAGCTTAGCGGGGCCACTTGATGCTCTTAATTTCTCGGCGTTCCGATCGCTTGCCAATCTCAACCTCAGCTACAACCAACTGAACGGAAACATTCCCCCTACCATTTCGGCTCTCTCCAACCTCGTATCTCTTGATCTGACTGCCAACAGGTTCACTGGAAGAATTCCTGTAGAGATTGGTTCCATGAAGGCGCTTCAGTTCCTAAATATTAGCGAGAACCAGATAAGTGGTCCTATACCTCCGTCTCTGAGCAACCTTAGTAGGCTTACAGAAATGCaactagaaataaataatatgtcgGGTGTCATCCCGGAGGAGTTGGGGAGACTTAGAAAGTTGACCTACCTTGATCTCTGGGCAAACCAACTCAGTGGTTCCATCCCTCCTAGTTTAGGAAACTTAACAAACCTCATCACGTTGGAACTCTCTCAAAATCAATTAACGGGATTCATTCCTAGAGAACTAGGAAACCTAATAAACCTGGCGCACTTGTCGCTCTCTAATAATAGCCTAACAGGTCCCATCCCTTCATCGGTGGGAAATCAGAGCAAGTTGGAGATCCTTTACCTTTGGATGAATGAATTGTCAGGTTCTATGCCTCCAGAAATTGGAAAGCTGCACCAACTCACTGACTTGGCTCTCCAAATTAACCATCTCTCAGGCCAAATCCCACCATCACTTGGTATCTTAAGGAACCTCTTCGATCTACGCTTATACGATAACCAATTGTCTGGTCCTTTGCCTCCGGAGATGAACAACATTACAGGTCTGGCTACTTTTCAATTGAGAAATAATAACTTTTCTGGTTATTTGCCTCCAGCGATATGCAAAGGAGGAGCCCTATGGTTCCTCTCTCTGGGCAACAACAGCTTCCAAGGTCCCATTCCCGCAACATTGAAGAATTGTACGAGCCTCAAGAATGTTCGTCTGCATCATAATCAACTGACCGGGGATGTATCTGAACACCTTGGGGTATATCCCAATCTTTGGTATTTGGATTTAAGCTTCAATAGATTGTCGGGTGCAATCTCATCAGACTGGGGAAGATGGCACAATCTGGAGTCATTAAGAATCTCAAATAACAATATCACCGGAGTTGTACCATCAGAACTTGGACAGCTATCAAAGCTGGAAGTACTGGACCTTTCTTCAAACTACTTCCAACGAGAGATCCCAAGGAGCTTGGGCAACCTGGCTCGTCTTTATAACTTCAACCTGAGCAACAATCAACTTATTGGAGAGATACCAGCAGAGCTGGGAAGGATGTCCAACCTTGAACTTCTTGATCTGTCGAGAAACGGCTTGATAGGAAGGATACCATATCAGATAGGAAATTGCATGAAGCTCCATTCGCTGAAGCTTAACAACAACAACCTCAGCGGAAGCATTCCTTTTGAGATAGGCAATCTGGTGTACCTTCAAGACGCACTCGACATCAGCCATAACTCATTGACAGGGGAGATACCAACGCAATTCGGTAAATTGTTGATGTTGCAAAATTTGAATCTATCACACAATGGCTTGACGGGTAATCTTCCATCAACTTTTAGGGATATGCGTAGCATGTTCATCATCGATGTCTCATACAATGAATTGGAGGGTCCAGTTCCCGATAACAAGCATTTCCAGGAAGCTCCAGTAGAGTGGTTTGTCCACAACAAAGGTTTGTGTGGGGTTGTCAAAGGTTTGCCTCCATGTGCTTCATCTACTGCAAATGAACACCACGGAAGTAAGCACCACACAGTCATTATCTTATCTATTGTTGCATCTATGGTCGTCTTACTTCTCTTGCTTGTGCTCGTCGGAATTGCTTTGCGATTCCAGAAGAGGAAGAAACACACAGTGCAAGCTGTCAATAATCCCATCAAACAGGGTACATTCTCTGTATTGAATTTTGATGGAAAAGTTGCATACAAGGATATCATCGAAGCAACAGAAGATTTCGATGAGAAGTACTTGATCGGAACCGGTGCATATGGCAGTGTTTATAGAGCAGAATTATCAAGTGGAGAGGTGCTAGCAGTGAAGAAAATTCACCTGTCCGAACACGAGAACACGGTGGACGAGCAACCCTTTCAGAATGAGATAGAAACTCTTACTCGAATTCGACATCGCAATATTGTCAAACTTTACGGATTCTGCTCCTCTCCTCACTACAAGTTTCTCGTGTACGAGTTCGTGGAGAGAGGAAGTTTGGGATCCGTCCTCAGAatcgaagcagcagcagcagaattgGACTGGGTGAAGAGGGTGAATATTGTCAAAGATGTGGCTCGTGCTCTCTCCTACATGCATCATGATTGTGTTCCACCTATCGTTCATCGAGATGTAACCAGCAACAATATTCTACTGGATTCAGAATTCAAGGCTTGTGTTTCTGACTTCGGCATTGCTCGACTCCTGAATCCAGATACCTCAAACTGGAGCATGCTTGCCGGCACGCATGGTTACTTGGCACCAG AGCTCGCTTATACAATGAGACTGACCACCAAATGCGATGTGTATAGTTTTGGGGTGATCACACTCGAGTTGCTAGTGGGAACTTACCCAGGAGATATCATTTCTACCCTATCATCTTCCTCCGGCCAAAGCCTGTTTGTGAAAGATATATTAGACCAGCGTGTATCACTTCCGGTTGACCAAGTTGCAGATGAAGTAGCTGCAGCTTTAACATTGGCGATCCATTGCGTTGACATCAACCCAGAAACTCGCCCGACGATGAAGCAGATCTTTGAAAAGTCATCGGCGCAGCCGAGCCCGGCATCTCTCCTTGCATTGAAGTTTTCTGATTTGATGACTCGAGAAATATGA
- the LOC135635113 gene encoding MDIS1-interacting receptor like kinase 2-like, with translation MASQLHNWRLLSTTLLLLLLLSLHLVSVTASLGSQARTLLHWKSTLDGRQFLESWNLSSNPCNWTGVTCNLTHRGRPVITDISLQSMSLQGTLDALNFSTLRSLASLDLPYNQLDGIIPPTISVLSNLVYLDLIGNRFTGKLPVEIGSMKALQFLYLNKNQLSGSVPPSLSNLTGLLHLHLRDNKFTGFIPEELGRLQKLEYLTLGKNQLSGFIPPSFGNLTNLYHLSLYINRLSGRLPPELSNITGLTALLMSDNFFSGDLLPNICRGGILQYLALSNNRLRGQLPETLKNCTGLLRVRLEQNQLTGDVSQHLGVYPHLSYMDLSFNRLSGALSPDWGRWDNLTFLAISNNNITGAIPPEFGKLKGLRELDLSSNYIQGEIPKSLGRLPHLYKLNLSCNRLGGEVRIEFGRMPDLEILDLSVNSLTGRIPSQIGNCLKLRSLKLNGNKFGGGIPPEISSLEYLQDALDISHNSLTGEIPSQFSKFTMLQILNLSHNNLSGGLPSSLSALISLLIIDVSYNELEGAVPESPVFRKAPAKWFVHNKGLCGIVKGLPPCVSYTARKDDGSKHHRAIISAIIASVVVLFILLVFLGAFLLFQKTKKHSIPYEENGNKEGIAFCVFNFDGRYAYKDIVAATEDFNEKYCIGSGAYGSVYRAELASGQMLAVKKIHLQEDETTSNEQSFQNEIHTLSQIRHRNIVKLYGFCSSARHKFLVYEYMERGSLGSLLRSEAAAAELDWVKRVNIVKDVARALSYMHHDCDQPIVHRDITTNNILLDSELKACVSDFGIARLLKPDSSNWSMLAGTYGYLAPELAYAMRVTTKCDVYSFGVVTLELLIGGHGEELVSVLSLPSSPKNTLVKYVLDQRPSLPTTEVADEVAAVFMLALCCVEHDPESRPTMKQVFGTLSTLNTPPSLPSLDVLKLSDLMNAKI, from the exons ATGGCATCCCAGCTGCACAACTGGCGGCTCCTCTCCACCActctcctcctcctgctgcttCTCTCTCTTCATCTTGTCTCAGTGACAGCTTCACTCGGATCACAAGCGAGAACCCTTCTCCACTGGAAGTCCACCCTTGACGGCCGGCAATTCCTTGAATCCTGGAATCTCAGCTCTAATCCGTGCAATTGGACTGGAGTTACGTGCAACCTTACGCACAGAGGCCGCCCCGTCATCACCGACATATCCCTGCAGAGTATGAGCTTGCAAGGGACACTCGATGCTCTCAACTTCTCAACGCTGAGATCACTCGCCAGTCTCGACCTCCCTTACAATCAGCTCGATGGCATCATTCCTCCAACCATCTCGGTTCTCTCCAACCTTGTATATCTTGATCTCATAGGCAACCGCTTCACGGGCAAACTCCCGGTCGAGATCGGATCTATGAAGGCGCTCCAGTTCCTATATCTCAATAAGAATCAGTTAAGTGGTTCTGTCCCTCCATCCTTGAGCAATCTTACCGGGCTTCTGCACTTGCACCTACGAGATAATAAGTTTACAGGTTTCATACCTGAGGAGCTTGGAAGACTTCAGAAGTTGGAGTATCTCACACTTGGGAAGAACCAACTCTCTGGCTTCATCCCTCCCAGTTTTGGGAACTTAACGAATCTATACCACTTGTCTCTCTATATAAATCGGCTGTCTGGTCGATTGCCTCCCGAGTTGAGCAACATCACAGGTTTGACAGCGCTTCTTATGTCAGACAACTTCTTCTCCGGTGACTTGCTTCCAAACATATGCAGAGGAGGAATCCTACAGTATCTCGCACTGAGCAACAACAGATTAAGAGGTCAACTTCCCGAGACCTTAAAGAACTGTACGGGATTGCTCAGAGTCCGTCTGGAGCAAAACCAACTCACGGGGGATGTATCACAACATCTTGGAGTGTAtccacatctttcttatatggaTTTAAGCTTCAATCGGCTGTCAGGTGCACTCTCACCGGACTGGGGAAGATGGGACAATCTCACCTTCCTGGCAATCTCAAATAACAACATCACTGGAGCCATTCCACCAGAATTCGGCAAGCTAAAAGGACTACGAGAACTGGACCTTTCTTCCAATTACATACAGGGGGAGATTCCAAAGAGCTTGGGCAGGTTACCTCATCTCTACAAGCTGAACCTGAGCTGCAATCGACTCGGCGGAGAGGTACGAATAGAGTTTGGAAGGATGCCCGACCTTGAAATCCTTGATCTATCAGTTAACAGCTTGACAGGAAGAATACCGTCTCAAATAGGCAATTGTCTCAAGCTCCGCTCGCTAAAGCTTAATGGCAACAAGTTCGGCGGAGGAATTCCTCCGGAGATCAGCAGCCTGGAGTACCTTCAAGACGCATTGGACATCAGCCACAACTCACTAACGGGTGAGATACCCTCACAGTTCAGCAAATTTACGATGCTGCAAATTCTGAATCTTTCACATAATAATTTGTCCGGTGGTCTTCCATCTTCACTAAGTGCTTTGATCAGCTTATTAATCATTGATGTATCATATAATGAATTGGAGGGGGCTGTGCCTGAGAGCCCAGTCTTCCGTAAAGCTCCGGCGAAGTGGTTTGTCCACAACAAAGGTTTGTGTGGGATCGTCAAAGGCCTGCCTCCATGTGTTTCTTATACTGCAAGGAAAGATGATGGAAGCAAGCACCACAGAGCAATTATCTCAGCTATCATTGCTTCCGTGGTCGTCTTATTCATCCTACTCGTTTTTCTTGGAGCGTTTTTACTGTTccagaagaccaagaaacattcCATACCTTACGAAGAAAATGGCAACAAAGAAGGCATTGCATTCTGTGTATTTAACTTTGATGGAAGATATGCATACAAGGATATCGTTGCAGCCACAGAGGATTTCAATGAAAAATACTGTATCGGAAGTGGTGCATATGGCAGCGTTTACAGAGCAGAATTAGCAAGCGGGCAGATGCTAGCAGTGAAGAAAATTCACCTGCAGGAAGACGAAACTACATCGAATGAGCAATCCTTTCAAAACGAGATACATACTCTTTCTCAAATTCGACATCGAAATATCGTCAAGCTCTACGGATTCTGCTCCTCTGCTCGACACAAGtttctggtgtacgagtacatggagaGAGGAAGTTTGGGATCCCTCCTCAGAAGCGAAGCAGCAGCTGCCGAACTGGACTGGGTGAAGAGGGTGAACATCGTCAAAGATGTGGCTCGTGCTCTGTCCTACATGCATCATGACTGCGATCAGCCCATTGTTCATCGAGATATAACCACCAACAATATTCTGCTCGATTCAGAACTCAAGGCTTGTGTTTCTGACTTCGGTATTGCTCGACTCCTGAAACCAGATTCATCAAATTGGAGCATGCTTGCCGGCACATATGGTTACTTGGCACCGG AACTTGCTTATGCGATGAGAGTGACCACCAAATGCGATGTGTACAGTTTCGGAGTGGTCACGCTTGAGTTGCTAATAGGAGGACATGGGGAAGAACTCGTTTCCGTTCTGTCACTGCCTTCGTCGCCGAAAAACACGCTTGTGAAATATGTATTAGACCAGCGTCCATCACTTCCTACGACGGAGGTTGCAGACGAGGTAGCTGCAGTCTTCATGTTGGCACTTTGCTGCGTGGAACACGACCCAGAGTCACGCCCAACAATGAAGCAGGTCTTTGGAACCCTATCGACTCTCAACACACCACCAAGTCTCCCTTCTCTCGATGTGCTCAAGCTTTCTGACTTGATGAATGCTAAAATATGA